In Providencia sneebia DSM 19967, one DNA window encodes the following:
- a CDS encoding phosphoribosyltransferase family protein codes for MIIMQGACWLCHQPLKLIHQGICSFCLKSLPPMPMCCSRCALPVQIPTMECGRCLQHPPAWQQLIAVTPYQAPLRKLIHHYKFYPLPQLAFTLARIFALHWLNGYRQNFWNKPDMIVTIPLHPKRLWFRGFDHIAFIAEYLSRWLNITYSRNSLVRTRDTLAQITLKRKYRYSNLKGAFTLTSPIETGRRIAILDDVITTGATMQAASQLLICAGAQAIQAWSVCRTL; via the coding sequence ATGATTATAATGCAAGGTGCCTGCTGGCTATGTCACCAGCCACTAAAACTCATCCATCAGGGAATTTGCTCTTTTTGTTTAAAAAGCTTACCGCCCATGCCGATGTGTTGTTCACGCTGTGCTTTACCCGTGCAAATACCAACGATGGAATGTGGCCGTTGTTTACAACATCCACCCGCTTGGCAGCAACTGATTGCCGTCACGCCTTATCAAGCACCTCTGCGCAAACTTATTCATCATTATAAATTCTATCCTTTGCCGCAATTAGCTTTCACACTTGCACGAATTTTTGCTCTACACTGGCTTAATGGCTATCGACAAAATTTTTGGAACAAACCCGATATGATAGTCACAATCCCGCTTCACCCTAAACGCCTATGGTTTCGCGGATTTGATCATATCGCTTTTATCGCAGAATATTTATCGCGATGGCTAAATATCACCTATTCACGAAATTCATTAGTGCGTACTCGTGATACACTGGCACAGATAACATTAAAACGTAAATATCGTTACAGCAACTTAAAGGGTGCATTTACGCTCACCTCACCTATAGAAACGGGACGACGCATTGCTATTTTAGATGACGTCATAACAACTGGCGCGACAATGCAAGCCGCTTCACAATTGCTGATTTGTGCGGGAGCACAAGCGATACAGGCTTGGTCAGTATGTCGCACCTTGTAG
- the bioH gene encoding pimeloyl-ACP methyl ester esterase BioH, with the protein MTQLYWETIGEGKQDLVLLHGWGLNAEVWRSIISRLTSQFRLHLVDLPGYGRSQNYAAMDVQTMADLVWQQAPKKAIWLGWSLGGLVASRIALDHPLEVKGLITVASSPCFQASENGWPGIKAEVLLGFEHHLATDFQRTVERFLALQTLGTHSARNDAKLLKSVVLDQPIPTVEVLNAGLEILRVTDLRDELKNSTLPFLRIYGYLDGLVPRKVATLLDNLYPNSPSVLMRHSAHAPFISHPDEFCEYILDFWARIEE; encoded by the coding sequence ATGACACAGTTGTATTGGGAGACCATTGGTGAAGGGAAGCAAGATCTTGTGTTATTACACGGATGGGGATTGAATGCAGAAGTCTGGCGCTCAATTATTTCACGACTCACTTCGCAATTTCGCTTACATTTAGTTGATTTGCCGGGTTATGGGCGTAGCCAAAATTATGCTGCAATGGATGTGCAAACTATGGCTGATTTGGTATGGCAGCAAGCACCAAAGAAGGCTATTTGGCTAGGTTGGTCATTAGGTGGATTAGTGGCGAGTCGGATTGCTCTTGACCATCCTTTGGAAGTCAAAGGTTTAATAACTGTTGCATCATCACCGTGTTTTCAAGCAAGCGAAAATGGTTGGCCGGGTATTAAAGCTGAAGTGTTATTAGGATTTGAGCATCATTTGGCTACAGATTTTCAACGTACAGTCGAACGTTTTTTAGCATTGCAAACATTAGGGACCCATAGTGCTCGTAATGATGCCAAATTGTTGAAATCCGTTGTGTTAGATCAGCCAATTCCAACGGTTGAGGTTCTTAATGCTGGGCTTGAAATATTACGGGTAACGGATTTACGCGATGAATTAAAGAATAGCACGTTGCCATTTTTGCGGATCTACGGATATTTAGATGGTTTGGTCCCGCGTAAGGTCGCCACATTGCTTGATAATTTATATCCTAATTCACCATCTGTATTGATGCGTCATAGTGCTCATGCGCCTTTCATTTCCCATCCAGATGAATTCTGTGAATATATTTTAGATTTTTGGGCGCGAATTGAAGAATAG
- a CDS encoding LysR family transcriptional regulator: protein MRFDMIDLRLFVNTYKAGSITAGAQLSHLSLQSASERIRGMENELGVLLLTRSSSGIKLTNAGLTLLNHANKVLLQIEYMSSELRQYSQGLKGYIDLLCNSSAQASFLPEKLSKYLHNHPNISVAIREMPSEKIINYIHNQMANLGIVTDPSSLHGLEFKTLCNDHLVIFAPLSGELTEQVTLSFNEIIHYNFIGLSQGNALQDYIDSYAQNLGTCLNYRMRLATMDTVMQLVSSGLGYAILPKQVVLKFIGIYPGNFIDLSDEWAKRKLYICARSFDELPAYMDEFVNFLLE from the coding sequence ATGCGCTTTGATATGATTGACTTGCGCTTATTTGTAAACACTTATAAAGCTGGCAGTATCACGGCTGGAGCACAATTATCACATTTGAGCCTGCAATCGGCGAGTGAGCGCATCCGTGGCATGGAAAATGAGCTTGGCGTTTTATTATTAACGCGCTCCTCATCTGGAATAAAGCTAACTAATGCCGGTTTGACGTTATTAAATCATGCCAATAAGGTATTGTTACAAATCGAATATATGAGTAGTGAGTTGCGCCAATATAGCCAAGGCTTAAAAGGCTATATTGATTTGTTGTGTAATTCGTCAGCACAAGCCAGTTTTTTACCTGAAAAATTAAGCAAATATCTGCATAATCATCCTAATATTAGTGTCGCAATTCGCGAAATGCCGAGTGAAAAAATTATCAATTATATTCATAATCAAATGGCTAATTTAGGTATTGTGACCGACCCATCCTCATTGCATGGGCTTGAATTTAAAACATTATGTAATGACCATTTAGTTATTTTCGCACCATTATCCGGTGAATTAACTGAGCAAGTTACGTTATCATTCAATGAAATTATTCATTATAATTTTATCGGGTTATCTCAAGGAAATGCATTACAAGATTATATTGATAGTTATGCGCAGAATTTAGGGACTTGCCTAAATTATCGAATGCGTTTGGCGACTATGGATACGGTTATGCAATTAGTTAGCAGTGGATTAGGTTATGCCATCTTACCAAAACAAGTTGTATTAAAATTTATAGGGATCTATCCAGGTAATTTCATTGACCTATCAGATGAATGGGCAAAACGAAAACTCTATATTTGCGCTCGTAGCTTCGATGAATTACCTGCTTATATGGACGAATTTGTTAATTTTTTACTGGAATAA
- a CDS encoding sulfite exporter TauE/SafE family protein produces MSLILLIFFFAGFVKGVIGLGLPTLSMGLLTIIMPPAIAASLLIIPSLVTNLWQLIIGGKFLYLIKRFYLFIIAIFAGTIFSPLPSLSSTSVWVFPALGMVLIIYGLVAMFFPKSLISSKQEKWLSPLIGYITGAITAATGVFVIPAVPYLQSLNLNKNELVQTLGLAFTVSTVALATQLTLDDKSEPINYYLSTIALIPAIVGMYVGQYCRNLISEKIFRCCFFLGLIGLGSSMLFK; encoded by the coding sequence ATGAGCTTAATTTTATTAATATTTTTCTTTGCTGGTTTTGTAAAAGGCGTTATTGGATTAGGATTACCAACCCTATCAATGGGTTTATTAACAATTATCATGCCACCCGCTATTGCGGCTAGCCTTCTTATCATTCCATCTTTAGTCACTAATTTGTGGCAATTAATTATTGGCGGAAAGTTTTTATATTTAATTAAACGATTCTACTTATTTATTATCGCTATTTTTGCAGGCACTATTTTTAGTCCACTGCCAAGTCTTAGCTCAACCTCTGTCTGGGTATTTCCTGCGCTTGGAATGGTCTTGATAATCTATGGCTTAGTTGCCATGTTTTTCCCTAAATCGCTAATATCTAGTAAACAAGAGAAATGGTTATCCCCGTTAATTGGCTACATTACAGGCGCTATTACCGCAGCAACGGGTGTTTTTGTCATCCCAGCGGTACCTTATTTGCAATCCCTTAATCTTAATAAAAATGAATTAGTCCAAACTCTAGGGTTGGCATTTACAGTATCAACGGTTGCACTTGCCACGCAATTAACATTGGATGATAAAAGCGAACCAATTAATTATTATTTATCAACAATCGCGCTTATTCCCGCTATTGTTGGCATGTATGTTGGCCAATATTGTCGAAACTTGATAAGTGAAAAAATATTTAGGTGCTGCTTTTTTTTAGGATTAATTGGTTTAGGTTCTTCTATGTTATTTAAATAA
- a CDS encoding FeoC-like transcriptional regulator: MVSLLQIRDLIALYGQTDLELLSEQLNTPKPLMQAMVEKLIAMGKLEEVDMSACLTGTSCKGCPESTDCSHHVYKLKHLA, translated from the coding sequence ATGGTCAGTTTGTTACAAATTAGAGATTTAATTGCGCTATATGGGCAAACTGACCTTGAATTACTCAGTGAGCAACTCAACACCCCAAAACCTCTAATGCAAGCAATGGTTGAAAAATTAATAGCAATGGGAAAACTAGAAGAAGTTGATATGAGTGCCTGTTTAACAGGCACGAGTTGCAAAGGTTGCCCTGAAAGTACTGATTGTTCGCATCATGTTTATAAACTTAAACATCTAGCTTGA
- the feoB gene encoding Fe(2+) transporter permease subunit FeoB: MKPLTIGLIGNPNAGKTTLFNQLTGSRQRVGNWAGVTVEKKVGRFNTAEHNIELVDLPGTYSLTTISEQTSLDEQIACYFILSGEADMLINVVDAANLERNLYLTLQLIELGIPCIVALNMLDIAQGQHIDIDIDKLQQQLGCPVIPLVSTRGSGIDKLKQAIDCHAQNSRQALVNYPKALLEEVDALSAQISQQQFSQQQRRWLALQILEGDIYSRQRANISEQQLQQIQQNLENTLHEEPELLIADARYQSIATICNIALNKSHAQPNKLTQSLDKIILNRWLGVPIFLFVMYLMFVLAINIGGALQPFFEGTSEAIFIHGIQWIGAHFNFPDWLTIFLAQGIGGGINTVLPLVPQIGMMYLFLSILEDSGYMARAAFVMDRLMQALGLPGKSFVPLIVGFGCNVPSIMGARTLDAPRERLITVLMAPFMSCGARLAIFAVFAAAFFGKSGASIVFSLYILGIAVAILTGLLLKHTLMRGEASPFVMELPVYHVPHIKTLLIQTWQRLKGFVIRAGKVIVVASMFIGALNSFSLSGQPVDTINDSALASVSKVITPVLQPIGVHADNWQATVGLITGAMAKEVVVGTLNTLYTAESITNEPFDAESFNLLDEIEDAVSETWDSLKETLTLSALSNPIEASKGDGEMESGSMGTMASKFGSGIAAYSYLIFVLLYVPCVSVMGAIARETNKGWMSFSILWGLNVAYSLSALFYQIATFSEHPQSSFIIIAAVVLFNLVLFTLLRRARSRITLNLKASTAEQCSGCSGKACH, encoded by the coding sequence ATGAAACCACTAACTATCGGGCTCATTGGTAACCCAAACGCGGGTAAGACGACATTATTTAATCAGCTAACCGGCTCACGCCAACGCGTGGGTAACTGGGCCGGGGTAACTGTAGAAAAAAAAGTCGGCCGTTTTAACACAGCAGAACATAATATTGAACTTGTTGACCTACCGGGAACTTATTCTCTTACCACTATTTCTGAGCAAACTTCTTTAGATGAGCAAATTGCTTGCTATTTCATCTTAAGTGGTGAAGCTGACATGCTAATTAATGTCGTTGATGCTGCGAATTTAGAGCGAAATCTTTATTTAACATTGCAATTAATAGAGTTGGGTATTCCGTGTATCGTGGCATTAAACATGTTAGATATTGCACAAGGCCAACATATTGATATTGACATTGATAAACTACAGCAACAACTTGGTTGTCCTGTCATTCCATTAGTTTCTACTCGTGGCTCAGGAATTGATAAACTCAAACAAGCAATAGATTGCCATGCACAAAATAGTCGACAAGCATTAGTTAATTACCCTAAAGCCCTGTTAGAAGAAGTTGACGCTTTATCAGCGCAAATATCACAACAGCAATTTAGCCAACAACAACGCCGCTGGTTAGCTTTGCAAATCCTTGAAGGTGATATTTATAGCCGCCAGCGAGCAAACATTAGCGAGCAGCAGTTACAACAAATTCAACAAAATTTAGAAAACACCTTACACGAAGAACCCGAATTATTAATTGCTGATGCCCGCTATCAATCTATCGCCACAATATGCAATATTGCTCTGAATAAAAGCCATGCTCAGCCAAATAAACTCACACAATCCCTTGATAAAATTATTCTTAATCGCTGGCTAGGTGTTCCCATCTTTTTATTTGTCATGTATTTGATGTTTGTCTTGGCAATTAATATCGGTGGTGCATTACAACCCTTCTTTGAAGGAACATCAGAAGCTATTTTTATCCATGGTATTCAATGGATTGGTGCACATTTTAATTTCCCAGACTGGCTCACTATTTTCCTTGCTCAAGGGATCGGGGGTGGTATCAATACGGTGCTACCACTTGTGCCACAAATTGGGATGATGTATCTATTTTTATCCATCTTAGAAGATTCAGGTTATATGGCCAGAGCCGCATTTGTCATGGATAGGCTGATGCAAGCGCTTGGTTTGCCGGGAAAATCCTTCGTTCCATTAATTGTAGGCTTTGGTTGTAACGTACCTTCAATTATGGGGGCTCGTACACTTGATGCTCCGCGTGAACGGCTGATTACAGTTCTTATGGCGCCTTTTATGTCTTGTGGTGCAAGATTAGCTATTTTTGCCGTCTTTGCCGCAGCCTTTTTCGGCAAGAGCGGTGCTAGCATTGTCTTCTCTCTCTATATTTTAGGGATTGCCGTCGCAATCTTAACAGGACTGCTTCTCAAACATACTTTGATGAGAGGTGAAGCATCACCATTCGTGATGGAACTTCCTGTTTACCATGTACCACACATCAAAACATTGCTGATCCAAACTTGGCAGCGTTTGAAAGGTTTCGTGATCCGCGCAGGGAAAGTCATTGTTGTCGCCAGTATGTTTATCGGCGCCTTAAATAGTTTCTCTCTGTCAGGTCAACCTGTCGATACTATCAATGATTCCGCATTAGCTTCTGTCAGTAAAGTTATTACGCCTGTGCTGCAACCTATTGGTGTACATGCCGATAATTGGCAAGCAACTGTTGGGTTAATTACGGGTGCAATGGCAAAAGAGGTGGTTGTTGGTACATTGAATACACTTTACACCGCAGAAAGCATTACTAACGAACCATTTGATGCAGAATCATTTAACTTACTTGATGAAATAGAAGATGCCGTCTCAGAAACTTGGGATAGTCTGAAAGAGACCTTAACCTTAAGCGCGTTATCGAATCCAATCGAAGCCAGCAAAGGGGATGGTGAAATGGAATCAGGTTCAATGGGAACAATGGCCAGTAAATTTGGTTCCGGTATTGCCGCGTATAGTTATCTGATCTTTGTTCTGCTCTATGTACCTTGCGTTTCGGTTATGGGTGCAATCGCACGTGAAACTAATAAAGGCTGGATGAGCTTCTCTATTTTGTGGGGATTAAATGTTGCTTACAGTCTTTCTGCACTGTTTTATCAAATTGCAACGTTCAGTGAACATCCACAAAGTAGCTTTATCATTATTGCTGCTGTGGTGCTCTTTAATCTTGTGCTCTTTACGCTCTTGCGTCGTGCACGTAGCCGGATCACCCTCAACTTAAAAGCATCAACTGCTGAGCAATGTTCTGGTTGTTCTGGCAAAGCTTGTCACTAG